One Plasmodium sp. gorilla clade G2 genome assembly, chromosome: 12 genomic window carries:
- a CDS encoding histone S-adenosyl methyltransferase, putative, whose product MIKFKIGRSNKKNEKKSNIDNNEEDINKKGLDDNILNDQVVTDLNSEELNEKNYINEILDESSEDDDNIINSSYEEKKKIENKEENYYYINDAIKRNYPLEYEDNKIYPKVYCYEPTNFENFKKKIKNKNELRHYECYSSTMNEFFYKYNENYYDDILKNESFKKFAEELWSNRSNIKTDQQYQDFCVQLRKKYKISPSKHQISVALQHHYLQSLDDDKKDMESIIQLQKNSDHVGDIKDNDHIINTGNTNDVDNTNDGDNTNDIDNTNDGDNTNDIDNTNDGDNTNNMNNTNIHDSSHVDETNNLSEEDEFIINKKGKDVKFVLENVNKMIITKEMKNYKDLDKESVHFLQINKRKGVRSNSGVLVVTIITHPHKFSCKYDCHYCPNEPNQPRSYLSTEPAILRANQNNFDVICQFFNRTTTLVNNGHVADKIEVLVLGGTWSCYDIAYQEEFIRDVYYAANIYPVLKDRRKKLTLKEEQEINEKSNCRIIGLTLETRPDQINKDELLRLRYYGCTRVQLGIQHIDDVILKKVNRQCTLKDCIRAIYLLKENGFKVDIHLMPDLPYSDVYKDIHMFKYVLSSIDLQADQWKIYPCEITPFTKIEKWYNNNEYKPYFETNKNLLISVILLVKKSIHPWIRLNRVIRDIPNPSIIAGNNITNMRQLIAHEMNIRNIFCQCIRCKEVKNQEIEKKSDSIFLRIYKYPTLGGDEYFITFQGKKKVVNHHGKKNKKNKKSKTSKKDSLNQNCYEQMKEKDNNKKLKNKNNDNNDNTDNNNDDNNNNNNNDYYSDSNGHLSSTSNLLENMESFFNEHETNNNEIKHIHHTQHEQSGASQNNKNSEQSGASQNNKNSEQSGANTENVHNSNISENKLDTEIPVDNNIYEDYDNEYSLLGFLRLRLRKKNNYCDDRPFKCLENSALIRELHVYGSLLKHDDFKDELNFIQHKGLGKCLVLVAEIISYFYNYRKVSIIAGVGTREYYKKLGYTKEETYVTKILKREEIYKNYLLNIDRIGKTILIHEYNLKHCLYLMHKEIPEPEKYKRTEITNLNTYINENILHSSDMKKYLVHKKKCTTSSINVQRLLETETNQIVNILWNQFNKWSLDFFIKNRLIFNVSTIVFFSSTFLFTIQFFKKRNVHT is encoded by the coding sequence atgatTAAATTTAAGATTGGTagaagtaataaaaaaaatgaaaaaaaaagtaatatagataataatgaggaagatataaataaaaaaggattagatgataatatattaaatgatcaAGTTGTAACAGATTTGAATTCAGaagaattaaatgaaaagaattatataaacgaAATATTAGATGAATCCAGTGAAGATGATGATAACATCATAAATTCTTcctatgaagaaaaaaagaaaatagagAACAAGgaagaaaattattattatattaatgatgcaataaaaagaaattatccATTAGaatatgaagataataaaatatatccaaAAGTATATTGTTATGAACCTACtaattttgaaaattttaaaaaaaaaattaaaaataaaaatgagttGAGGCATTATGAATGTTATTCATCTACTATgaatgaatttttttataaatataatgaaaattattatgatgatattttaaaaaatgaaagttttaaaaaatttgcaGAAGAATTATGGTCCAATAGAAGTAATATTAAAACAGATCAACAATATCAAGATTTTTGTGTACAgctaagaaaaaaatataaaatcagTCCTTCAAAGCATCAAATAAGTGTCGCTTTACAACATCATTATTTACAATCATTAGATGATGATAAGAAGGATATGGAAAGTATAATACAACTACAAAAAAATAGTGATCATGTAGGTGACATAAAGGATAACGATCATATTATCAATACGGGAAACACAAATGATGttgataatacaaatgatggTGATAACACAAATGATATTGATAACACAAATGATGGTGATAACACAAATGATATTGACAACACAAATGATGGTGATAAcacaaataatatgaacaataccAATATCCATGATAGTAGTCATGTAGATGAAACAAACAACCTTAGCGAAGAGGatgaatttataataaacaaaaaaggGAAAGATGTAAAATTTGTGTTAGaaaatgttaataaaatgataattacgaaagaaatgaaaaattataaagattTAGATAAAGAAAGTGTACATTTCTTACAAATTAATAAACGTAAAGGTGTTAGATCTAATAGTGGTGTTTTAGTTGTAACCATTATTACACATCCTCATAAATTTAGTTGCAAATATGATTGTCATTATTGTCCTAATGAACCCAACCAGCCACGTTCTTACTTATCTACAGAACCCGCTATATTAAGAGCTAACcaaaataattttgatgTCATTTGCCAATTCTTTAATAGAACTACGACCTTAGTAAATAATGGACATGTAGCTGATAAAATTGAAGTACTAGTGTTAGGTGGGACGTGGAGTTGTTATGATATCGCTTACCAAGAAGAATTCATAAGAGATGTATATTATGCTGCTAATATATATCCTGTATTAAAagatagaagaaaaaaattaaccctaaaagaagaacaagaaattaatgaaaaaagtaATTGCAGAATTATAGGTTTAACCTTAGAAACAAGACCTGATCAAATTAATAAAGATGAATTATTAAGATTAAGGTATTATGGGTGTACTAGAGTTCAATTAGGTATTCAACATATAGATGatgttattttaaaaaaagttaATAGACAATGTACTTTAAAAGATTGTATAAGAgcaatttatttattaaaagaaaatggaTTTAAAGTTGATATTCATCTAATGCCTGATCTACCATATTCTGAtgtatataaagatattCATATGTTTAAATATGTCTTAAGTTCAATAGATTTACAAGCTGATCAATGGAAAATTTATCCATGTGAAATCACACCATTTacaaaaattgaaaaatggtataataataatgaatataaaccATATTttgaaacaaataaaaatctCCTAATTTCAGTAATTCTACTTGTTAAAAAATCCATACACCCATGGATTAGACTTAATCGTGTTATTAGAGATATTCCAAACCCTTCAATCATTGCtggaaataatataacaaatatgaGACAACTTATAGCTCACGAAAtgaatataagaaatattttctGTCAATGTATTAGGTGTAAAGAAGTCAAAAATCAAGAAatcgaaaaaaaaagtgattccatatttttaagaatttataaatatccaACACTTGGAGGAGACGAATACTTTATTACCTTCCAAGGCAAAAAAAAAGTTGTTAACCAtcatggaaaaaaaaataaaaaaaataaaaaaagtaaaacatCAAAAAAAGATAGCCTTAATCAAAATTGTTATGAACAAATGAAGGAAAAagataacaataaaaaattaaaaaataaaaataacgacaataatgacaatactgacaataataatgatgataataataacaataataataatgattactATTCTGATTCTAATGGCCATCTTTCTTCAACATCAAACCTCTTGGAAAATATGGAATCCTTCTTTAATGAACATGAAACAAACAATAATGAAATCAAACATATACATCATACACAACATGAACAGTCAGGAGCTAgccaaaataataaaaattctgAACAGTCAGGTGCTAgccaaaataataaaaattctgAACAGTCAGGTGCTAATACAGAAAATGTTCACAATAGTAATATTTCAGAAAATAAGCTGGATACAGAAATTCCGGTAGATAACAACATATATGAAGATTATGATAATGAGTATTCTTTATTAGGATTTTTAAGATTACGATTACGAAAGAAAAATAACTATTGTGATGATCGACCGTTTAAATGTTTAGAAAATTCGGCTTTAATAAGAGAATTGCATGTATATGGGTCTTTATTAAAGCATGATGATTTTAAAGATGAGTTAAATTTTATTCAACATAAAGGGTTAGGAAAGTGTTTAGTGTTAGTAGCAgaaataatatcatatttttacaaTTACAGAAAAGTATCAATAATAGCAGGTGTCGGTACAAgggaatattataaaaagttGGGATATACAAAAGAGGAAACATATGTGACCAAAATATTGAAAcgagaagaaatatataaaaattatttattaaatattgatAGAATAGGAAAGacaatattaatacatgaatataatttaaagcattgtttatatttaatgcACAAAGAAATACCTGAACCAGAAAAGTATAAACGTACTGAAATAACAAATTTAAAtacttatataaatgaaaatatactTCATTCATcagatatgaaaaaatatttagttcataaaaaaaaatgtactaCATCATCTATAAATGTTCAACGTTTATTAGAAACCGAAACAAATCAAATTGTTAATATCTTATGGAATCAATTTAATAAATGGTCCCTTgacttttttattaaaaatcgTTTAATTTTCAATGTATCAACAATTGTATTTTTTAGTTCAACCTTTTTATTTACTAtccaattttttaaaaagagaaACGTTCATACGTag
- a CDS encoding RNA pseudouridylate synthase,putative, with protein MFLLTHNIQLRIRKYNNSLIIFEKIYRYICDDIKKEIIEHSYSKEKCDNLNLSEECKKHIDFKQKLFYDYVSKENHISPFLKKKEENNLLSYMSHVRDNHGSKLKIKINKKKEKEDEKLDDEKKKKKKKEDVEEEEYDDNDEILLNNKNVQVQYMGEYKKWIKKKKNNYPKEEDNKNEDINQYDSPDTNISTDNNDNFISEEKKNNKSDDLCNILQTNNNIMLDIDNDLKNIYIDNSKYFKLDIERNTKKEKMKLNQYCSYNGICSSRFVHNNVQNGLFKVNDKIVYENVDICSGVDKIELTNRGKDLLKNKITIILNKPKHYLSISNDNKSYKKLLVRNLIRNENKYIQEEHKCMSYFIYKNVDIEKVPNLYVCGRLDANSSGLLIFTQNTLSNNYLLYRYKYNIEKEYVIKTYNIITQENMKLLKEHFYVDGKLIYKCHIQYVDNFTLIFKIYQGFHKIIRKMCMFSNIKIKSLHRIRIGNIHLNDLPTGKWRFLMPNEYFF; from the coding sequence atgtttttattaacaCATAATATACAGTTGAGAATTAGAAAATACAACAACagtttaattatttttgaaaaaatatatagatacatATGTGATgacataaaaaaagaaattatagaACATAGCTATAGTAAAGAAAAGTgtgataatttaaatttatcaGAAGAATGTAAAAAACATATAGACtttaaacaaaaattattctATGATTATGTATCAAAAGAAAATCATATTTCCccattcttaaaaaaaaaagaagaaaataatttattatcatatatgtCTCATGTGAGGGATAACCATGGaagtaaattaaaaattaaaataaataaaaagaaagaaaaagaagatgaAAAGTTAGAtgacgaaaaaaaaaaaaaaaaaaaaaaagaagacgtagaagaagaagaatatgatgataatgatgaaattcttttgaataataaaaatgttcaGGTTCAATATATGggtgaatataaaaaatggattaaaaaaaaaaagaataattatcctaaagaagaagataataaaaatgaagatattaaTCAATATGATAGTCCAGATACAAATATAAGTACAGACAACAATGACAATTTTATaagtgaagaaaaaaaaaataataaaagtgatgatctttgtaatattttacaaacgaacaataatataatgttGGATATTGataatgatttaaaaaacatatatatagataatagtaaatattttaaattagaTATAGAAAGAAATacaaagaaagaaaaaatgaaattaaatcaatattgttcatataatGGAATATGTAGTTCTCGTTTTGTTCATAATAATGTTCAGAATGGTTTATTTAAAGTGAATGATAAAATAGTTTATGAAAATGTTGATATTTGTTCAGGTGTAGATAAAATTGAATTAACAAATAGAGGAAaggatttattaaaaaataaaataacgattattttaaataaaccCAAACATTATTTATCTATCtctaatgataataaatcttataaaaaattactaGTTCGAAATTTAAtaagaaatgaaaataaatatattcaagaAGAACATAAATGTATgagttattttatttataaaaatgtggaTATTGAAAAAGTTCccaatttatatgtatgtggtCGTCTAGATGCTAATTCTAGTGGATTATTAATCTTTACACAAAATACATTAtctaataattatttattatatagatataaatataatattgaaaaagaatatgttattaaaacttataatattataacacaagaaaatatgaaattattaaaagaacatTTTTATGTTGATGggaaattaatttataaatgtcATATTCAATATGTAGATAATTTTACAttgatatttaaaatttatcaaggttttcataaaattataagaaaaatgtGTATGTTctcaaatattaaaattaaatctTTACATAGAATTAGAATTGGAAATATACACTTGAATGACCTTCCCACAGGAAAGTGGAGATTTCTAATGCCCAacgaatattttttttaa
- a CDS encoding leucine-rich repeat protein produces the protein MKIDLELVKKKSEHNEGLMEDLEEISLHQLQIKKIEFINIHCKNLKILLLQNNLIEKIENLNQLKKLEYLNLAINNITVIENLEKCESLKKLDLTLNFIDLDTIEESIKNLKKNENLKEFYIMGNPCSNWIYLKYYIIFHIEQLQVLDGCDILISDRIKSKQFFEQVLVSLKQEIQINKSKGNEKNNFYSINNRKQIYEEIEKEEMEANKCKNENNEKKKTKEKKELSIYNEEGEIRQCNEGHYKFMFDEYSNKKYSFLKLYLPKYLCNSLIQIDLNICYVRCIIKDKLFQIKLNDPILTDLSKISRKKYTGELFIKMRKQSYQKNKIVTKEYSNDENVYTYDNPTNLQQSFLLSSTMCTPDCSSKSQSSSSSSSTSSSFFNEQYTYMVKNKNMNKKKKFLKSNLSLPHKKNIPFFLEEKQIKYFSNYLNQIPTLEKISKRST, from the exons atgaagaTAGACTTAGAActggttaaaaaaaaaagcgaACACAATGAAGGTCTAATGGAAGACTTAGAAGAAATATCTCTTCATCAAttgcaaataaaaaaaatcgaatttattaatatacattgtaaaaatttaaaaatattattgttacaaaataatttaattgaaaaaattgaaaactTAAATCAACTCAAGAAGTTAGAATATTTAAATCTAgccattaataatattactgTCATTGAAAATTTGGAAAAATGTGAATCATTAAAAAAG CTCGATTTAACACTAAATTTTATCGACCTTGATACAATCGAAGAATCCATaaaaaacttaaaaaaaaacgaaaaCTTAAAAGAATTCTATATAATGGGCAACCCATGCTCAAATTGGATATAcctaaaatattatatcatctttCATATTGAACAATTACAAGTTTTAGATGGTTGCgatatattaatatctgATCGAATTAAATCTAAACAATTTTTTGAACAAGTGTTAGTATCACTAAAACAAGAAATACAAATTAACAAATCCAaaggaaatgaaaaaaataatttttattccaTTAATAATAGGAAACAAATTTATgaagaaatagaaaaagaGGAAATGGAAGCAAACAAatgtaaaaatgaaaataatgaaaaaaaaaaaacaaaggaaaaaaaagaattatctATTTATAATGAAGAAGGGGAAATACGACAATGCAAtgaag GACATTACAAATTCATGTTTGATGAATATtccaataaaaaatattcctttctaaaattatatttaccaAAATATTTGTGCAATTCTTTAATTCAAATAGAcctaaatatatgttatgtaAGATGCATAATTAAAGACAAACTTTtccaaataaaattaaatgatcCTATTCTAACTGACTTGAGCAAAATATCcagaaaaaaatacacaggagaattatttattaaaatgagaaaacaaagttatcaaaaaaataaaattgttaCAAAGGAATACTCCAACGATGAAAATGTATATACTTATGATAATCCTACTAACTTACAacaatcatttttattatcatctacAATGTGTACACCTGATTGTTCCTCTAAATCTCAATCGTCATCTTCATCGTCATCCACTTcctcttctttttttaatgaacaatatacttatatggtaaaaaacaaaaacatgaacaaaaaaaaaaaatttttaaagtCCAATTTGTCTCTtccacacaaaaaaaatattcccTTTTTTTTGGAAGAAAAGCAAatcaaatatttttcaaactACCTTAATCAAATCCCAACTCTGGAAAAAATTTCTAAAAGAagcacataa